The genomic interval TGTTGGCCTGCCCATGAGCATTTTGATGCAACGTAATGAATATCCGGGCAATTGCACAGTTACGATCACACACAGTAAAACTAAAAATCTGAAAGAAGTTTGTCGGACAGCTGATATTTTAATTGTTGCACTTGGCCGTCCTGAATTTGTAACTGCTGAGTATGTAAAAGATGGTGCGGTTGTCATTGACGTAGGAATCAGCCGTGTTGAAGATGCATCCAAAAAAAGCGGCTTTGCCATAAAAGGTGATGTGAATTTTAATGATGTGGCTCCAAAAGCCAGTTTTATTACCCCTGTTCCGGGGGAGTCGGTTTAATGACTATTTGCGGCTTGCTGACTAACACTTTAAAGGCAGCTCGGAAGGAAATTTATGATTGAGTGAATTGAAGATATTAAAGTATGAAACTCCTTATTGATCTTGAGATAAATTAAGATTATTAAGGAGTTTTTGCTTTTCACTGCTTTGGATAACTTTCAATATCCAGTATGAATAAACTAAAATTTACTAAAAATTAACCCCTGGATATTGTTTATTTTTTTCAATGATTTTAATCGGATGAAATGATATTTACTCAATTTATTTAGCACCATTTATAATTTAGTTATGGTTTTGCTGGAATCTTTCCATTGATTTAATGGAAAAGACTTAATTGGTAATATTCAAATTAGTAGCATTACAAAATGGAAATAAGCCTTATTCAAAAAGCCAAATCTCTTCCCAAAACCTCACCAAATTCCATTTTTACTAAAAATTTTGTTATTTAGTATGTAACTTTCCCGGAAAGGTTTATTTATGAGCATTGTAAGCAATAATATCAAGTATCTCAGGAGGTTGAATGGCCTTACTCAGGAACAATTTTCCAGAAAAATTGCGATAAAACGATCTTTGCTCGGGGCTTATGAAGAAGCACGTGCTAATCCGAATCTTACTAATCTGAAAAATATGGCGGCGGCTTTTGGTATCAGTGTAGACCAATTGCTAAAAAATGACCTTCGGAAATTGCGCGAAACTCCTGATATGTCGTTGCCCATCACTGCTTCCAGGCCAATGACGGTATCACATTCAGGATCGGCATCTACTTCTGCCCGCACACCAACTTTTGCCGAACCCCAGCCTTTGTCCAAAATTATGGACAAATACCAGCAGCCAAAGCAGGAAATCCGAACTGTTGCGCGTCAGGTGAATCTTAAACCTGTGAACGGTGATACCTATCCGCCGGTGAATGTATCCAGAAATTCACCAGTAACAACCAATCAGCCAGTCAATCAATATAAACCTGAAAATAAAATTGCAGGACAGCAAAGTTCGCCACAATTACCTATTTTCAATAATCAATATCCACCAGTCAGTCAGGTAGTTCAGGAACAAAAAATTAATAGTCAAGCCAATTATCCTACCGTTCAATGGGTAGCGAAAAGTCAATCGAAAGAATACATCGCAAATTGCCAGAACCCGGTGTTCCTCACTCAGCTTCCCTCATTTCAATTACCAAATTTACCTACAGGTTATTACCGGGCATTTGAAAGTGGCGCTGATTTTATTTATCCGGGCTCCTTGCTTATCGGGACATTCATAAGAAACTGGTATGAAATACAGAATGATACGCAATATGTGTTTGTCCTGCATAACCAGGGAATTGTATATCGTAAAGCTTTCAATCAGGTTAAAGAAAGAGGTGTACTCATATTGGTTTCTGATATCGCAACCATACCTGATACAGAAATTGCTCTACAGGAAGTTATGGAAGTCTGGGAGATAAAAGCTTTTATCAGCCTTCAATTGCCTGCACCCCAACCATCAATAGAAAGAATAGGTCATCTGGTTGATGAAATGTATAAAGAGCTGAAACAAAGGAAATAAACAGTGTCAGGAGTTCAAAGTTTACAGATACAGGATCTGCTTCAAAGTAAACATGCATCTTGTTGATAGCAACTAAAAATCGATAGTGTCAAGCTGAATAAACTTAACACTATCACTGATATTATCGCAGTGTCAACGAAGTAAATAAGGATTCTATTTTGGCTAGTTCCTTGCTTTTGGCGGTTGGTTCCACTACTGCAACACCCATTTGATACCATAGATCGCCTCCTGCTGAAATATAGTTACCGCTTTTGACCGGTCTGGCTTCGGAAGCATTGTCTTCAATAAATTCTGCTTTGTAAACCGTATCCATCACCTTTTGAAGCTGTGCCCAATCCAGTTTTTTGGTTTCTCCATTATTAACCAATATAAATGTTTTATTGGCAAATGAAGCTTTTAGTTCCAATAAGTTTTTTTATCAGAGTCAATTTGTAAGTAACTCATTTCAAATGGTTTCTCACGTCCGCCTGACTCAAATATAGCCTGCATAAATTCCTGAAGAAAATAAGACCAGCGTTCTTTGTCAACCGGATAAACTGTTACTTCTTTATCGTTTTCTTCTATTTCAATCTCAATAAAATCTTCAAATTCCTTTTCCTCTCTTTGTCTGATTATTTTAGAAGAAGACAGAATATTCTGAAATTCTTTGATCCAAACCGCAGGTACCGATCCCCTGTATTTGTAATCATCATCCATTGAAAAACCTTCGTCCAGAATTTCATCCTCATCCATATCTTCGCGATCGGTATAAGAAATTGAAAAA from Dyadobacter sp. NIV53 carries:
- a CDS encoding helix-turn-helix domain-containing protein, which codes for MSIVSNNIKYLRRLNGLTQEQFSRKIAIKRSLLGAYEEARANPNLTNLKNMAAAFGISVDQLLKNDLRKLRETPDMSLPITASRPMTVSHSGSASTSARTPTFAEPQPLSKIMDKYQQPKQEIRTVARQVNLKPVNGDTYPPVNVSRNSPVTTNQPVNQYKPENKIAGQQSSPQLPIFNNQYPPVSQVVQEQKINSQANYPTVQWVAKSQSKEYIANCQNPVFLTQLPSFQLPNLPTGYYRAFESGADFIYPGSLLIGTFIRNWYEIQNDTQYVFVLHNQGIVYRKAFNQVKERGVLILVSDIATIPDTEIALQEVMEVWEIKAFISLQLPAPQPSIERIGHLVDEMYKELKQRK